In the Brevundimonas sp. MF30-B genome, CTTGGCCGAGCCGAAGGCGTGCAGCAGGGCGCGCTTGCGGCCGGGGCCGACGCCGTCGATCTCGTCCAGCGGGTTCTTCTTGATGTCCATGGAGCGTCGCTTGGCGTGGGCGCCGTTGGCGAACCGGTGCGCCTCGTCGCGCAGCCGCTGCAGATAATAGAGGGCAGGCGACTTCAGCGGCAGCATGAAGGGCGGCTTGCCGGGCATGAAGAACCGCTCCAGGCCGGCGTCGCGGTCCGGGCCCTTGGCCACGCCGACCACGGTGATGTCGTCCACCCCCAGGTCGGCCATGACCGCCAGCACCTCGGCCAGCTGACCCGCGCCGCCGTCGACCAGCAGCAGGTCGGGCCGCACCACCTCCTCGCCGGCCTCTTCTTCCTTCACCAGGCGGGCGAAGCGGCGGCGCATGACCTCACGCATCATGCCGTAGTCGTCGCCGGGGGTCAGGTCTTCGCCGCGGATGTTGAACTTGCGGTATTGCGACTTCTGAAAGCCCTCGGGACCGGCGACGATCATGCCGCCGACGGCGTTCGAGCCCGAGATGTGGGCGTTGTCATAGACCTCGATCCGCTCGGGACGGGCCTCCAGGCCGAAGGCCTCGCACACTTCGTCCAGGATCTTGCCCTGAGCCGACCCTTCCGCCAGCCGCCGGCCCAGGGCCTCGCGCGCATTGGTGTGGGCGTGGCGCACCAGGTCGGCCCGCTGGCCGCGCAGGGGCTTTTCGATGGTCACCACGCGGCGACCGTCCGACTGCTTGGCCTTCATCGAAAAGGCCTCTTCCAGCAGTTCCTTCTCGTGCGGACGGACATTGGACAGGATCTGACGCGGGACCGGCTTGTCCTCGTAGAATTGGCCGAGGAAGGCGGCCAGAATCTCCGGGTCGGTGTCGGCCTTGTCCACGCGCGGGAAATAGGCGCGCCCGCCCCAGTTCTGACCGCCGCGATAGAAGAAGACCTGGACGCAGGCCTGGCCGCCCTCGGCGTGCAGGGCGAAGACGTCGGCCTCGGCCACGCCGTCGGCCGCGACGGAGTTCTCCATGGCGATGGCCGACAGCGCCCGGATGCGGTCGCGCACCC is a window encoding:
- the uvrC gene encoding excinuclease ABC subunit UvrC; protein product: MGCVTPADDSPAPALVAADLIRDEAKRAPDKPGVYRMYGEDGACLYVGKARSLKKRIVQYAQGRFHTQRIGLMVSLTRSMELVVTASETEALLLESNFIKKLKPRFNVVLRDDKSFAELMIRRDHRAPQVRKHRGAHTIPGDYFGPFASTWAVNRTLTTLQKAFLLRSCSDSVYETRTRPCMLHQIKRCSAPCTGLISLEDYGELVTEAEQFLRGKSRAVIGRLSKEMQAASDAMDFEQAARVRDRIRALSAIAMENSVAADGVAEADVFALHAEGGQACVQVFFYRGGQNWGGRAYFPRVDKADTDPEILAAFLGQFYEDKPVPRQILSNVRPHEKELLEEAFSMKAKQSDGRRVVTIEKPLRGQRADLVRHAHTNAREALGRRLAEGSAQGKILDEVCEAFGLEARPERIEVYDNAHISGSNAVGGMIVAGPEGFQKSQYRKFNIRGEDLTPGDDYGMMREVMRRRFARLVKEEEAGEEVVRPDLLLVDGGAGQLAEVLAVMADLGVDDITVVGVAKGPDRDAGLERFFMPGKPPFMLPLKSPALYYLQRLRDEAHRFANGAHAKRRSMDIKKNPLDEIDGVGPGRKRALLHAFGSAKGVGRASVVDLEKVEGINRALAERIHAFFRKA